A window of candidate division KSB1 bacterium contains these coding sequences:
- a CDS encoding D-amino acid aminotransferase yields MLVYLNGNFVPASQACIPVHDRGFLFGDGVYEVIRSYGGRLFASAAHLRRLENGLSALQIPLPQAAELPALAGHLLQKNGLQRADALIYFQVTRGAALPRRHYFPPPDTPPTVYIATRAFTPPSALLADGVAAITVPDIRWQRCDLKTINLLPNVLASQQAHAVGADEAIFIHAGAATEASHSNFFAVFHGRILTHPGTQRILPGITRAVVLELCRQLHVPVEETAPVAALLPHADELFLSRTSGEVVPVVQLDGQSIADGRPGPITRRLQQAFAEYVAQHSA; encoded by the coding sequence ATGCTTGTCTATCTCAACGGCAACTTTGTTCCCGCCAGTCAGGCCTGCATCCCCGTGCATGATCGCGGCTTTCTGTTTGGCGATGGCGTGTATGAAGTGATTCGCAGCTACGGTGGCCGTCTCTTCGCCAGTGCCGCACATCTGCGGCGATTGGAAAATGGCCTGTCCGCCCTGCAAATTCCTCTGCCGCAAGCTGCGGAACTGCCGGCGCTGGCCGGGCACCTGCTGCAGAAGAATGGCTTGCAACGAGCCGATGCCCTGATTTATTTTCAGGTGACGCGGGGTGCCGCTTTGCCCCGGCGGCATTATTTCCCGCCGCCGGACACGCCGCCGACGGTTTACATTGCCACCCGGGCTTTCACGCCGCCGTCGGCTCTGCTGGCGGACGGTGTCGCCGCGATCACAGTGCCCGATATTCGCTGGCAGCGCTGCGATCTGAAGACCATCAACCTGCTGCCGAATGTGCTGGCGAGCCAGCAGGCGCATGCGGTGGGTGCCGATGAAGCGATTTTCATTCATGCCGGGGCGGCCACCGAAGCGAGTCACAGCAATTTTTTCGCGGTATTTCACGGCAGAATTTTAACGCATCCCGGCACGCAAAGAATCCTGCCCGGCATCACACGCGCGGTGGTGCTGGAATTGTGCCGGCAGTTGCATGTGCCCGTGGAGGAAACCGCGCCGGTTGCCGCTTTGCTGCCGCACGCCGATGAACTCTTTCTCTCCCGCACCTCCGGTGAGGTCGTGCCTGTCGTTCAGCTTGACGGCCAAAGCATTGCGGATGGCCGGCCCGGCCCGATCACCCGCCGGCTGCAACAGGCGTTTGCAGAGTATGTCGCCCAGCACAGCGCGTGA
- a CDS encoding alanine racemase: protein MDFRIPGQAPYLLQNPEALATPRLLVFRDRVQRNLARMRQYLEALAPASGYRHLCPHIKTNKSSLITGWMRAAGITHFKATMRELEMAIEAGVQSVFLAYPLLLHEARHVAQCLKRFPHLDIQVQIGNRAHAEILTAVAQAEQVGWRYFIDLDIGMHRTGIAPAEALALYAQTAGRPHFAFAGLHGYDGHVHQAAFAERRAAAQEAMAGLLAAYRAFRAAGVHVPRIIVAGSPAFRLDLEILLPAVASETLVQASPGTWIFWDSNYEALAPGEFELAALILAQVIEVGPGRLTLNLGHKRWAAESGPLELFSRPGLRVVSFSEEHTVLRQEGSETIAIGDYLLLAPRHVCPTVNLFEAFTVIGPQGEIEILDAPVDGRNR, encoded by the coding sequence TTGGATTTCAGAATTCCCGGACAGGCACCCTATCTGCTCCAAAACCCGGAAGCGCTGGCCACGCCCCGATTGTTGGTGTTTCGCGATCGCGTGCAGCGCAATCTGGCGCGCATGCGGCAATATCTCGAAGCCCTTGCGCCCGCCTCCGGCTACCGCCATTTGTGCCCGCATATCAAAACCAACAAATCCTCACTGATCACCGGCTGGATGCGCGCCGCCGGCATCACCCACTTCAAAGCCACCATGCGCGAGCTGGAGATGGCGATTGAGGCGGGAGTCCAAAGCGTCTTCCTCGCATATCCTCTGTTACTGCATGAAGCGCGCCACGTGGCACAGTGCCTCAAGAGGTTTCCGCACCTCGATATTCAGGTTCAAATCGGCAACCGCGCACATGCCGAAATACTAACGGCGGTGGCGCAGGCCGAGCAGGTGGGCTGGCGCTATTTCATCGACCTTGACATCGGCATGCACCGCACCGGCATCGCGCCCGCCGAGGCGTTGGCGCTGTACGCACAAACAGCCGGCCGGCCGCATTTCGCGTTTGCCGGGTTGCATGGTTATGATGGCCATGTTCATCAGGCCGCGTTTGCTGAACGGCGCGCTGCCGCACAAGAAGCCATGGCCGGTTTGCTGGCGGCTTACCGGGCCTTTCGCGCCGCCGGCGTGCATGTGCCGCGTATTATCGTTGCCGGCTCACCGGCTTTTCGCCTTGACCTGGAAATTTTGCTGCCGGCCGTGGCAAGCGAGACGCTGGTGCAGGCTTCGCCCGGCACGTGGATTTTTTGGGATTCGAATTACGAAGCGCTGGCCCCCGGCGAGTTCGAGCTGGCCGCATTGATTTTGGCGCAAGTAATCGAAGTTGGGCCGGGCCGTCTCACGCTCAATTTGGGACACAAGCGCTGGGCGGCAGAAAGTGGTCCGCTTGAATTGTTCAGCCGTCCCGGACTGCGGGTGGTTTCTTTCAGCGAGGAGCACACCGTGCTGCGGCAGGAAGGCAGTGAAACCATTGCCATCGGGGACTACCTCCTGCTGGCGCCGCGCCATGTTTGCCCGACGGTCAATCTTTTCGAAGCGTTCACCGTGATCGGTCCGCAGGGCGAGATCGAAATTTTGGACGCGCCGGTGGATGGCCGCAATCGCTGA
- a CDS encoding type IX secretion system membrane protein PorP/SprF has translation MTAYWQQFLPHTLFCLAILLGAQPEAVRAQRQILRNPVDPTDLWITTVNPAAVSFQHSQVALGVEVLHAGFVPGQVFGLHENRLSLSLPYWLPWDLATGVEVRVFNASLYREIEANWLLSRKVRGPLALGLRLGLENRAFNAGEFKLVDPDDPLLAPGRTSRLLPSLGAGLYWQQERWALGAAMDHLDQPNIATGGQARLPRAFSAAVSCHIGNFTPSLVWNSDGRNSLLGINVSASLARLVGMRAGFEPDGPFRVESQFHFNRDSRLAYAVNFPTEEVSGASAGTHQLAFGHIFGREPDSGPPVLSMSSPHLQIIESRIQRTVDAGLTLAKLQDLPGLSRDFVDARQRLGNLVVIPVENGVALAAGGQVTASFRELGKHAALLQQSNPGVKLALRLPQEDPETTRRMRRLLATEAGVDPGHILVGYQPRVSPPSLEGFKAGATTVEQAAPSLTPATVTFTITVPGRRRIAKEWKLKILSATRQPVRVFSGSGPLPETLAWDWRTADGKVVSPGAYVAVLQVLSAQNKPYVSETPFQVMLIRREIKLHFRKPPAEDQPLQSHRDSVMPQAGASPQAASTPR, from the coding sequence ATGACGGCGTACTGGCAACAATTTCTGCCTCACACTCTCTTCTGCCTCGCCATACTCCTCGGTGCGCAGCCCGAGGCCGTGCGTGCCCAGCGTCAAATCCTGCGCAATCCGGTCGATCCCACCGATCTGTGGATTACCACCGTCAATCCGGCAGCCGTTTCATTTCAACACAGCCAGGTGGCGCTTGGTGTGGAGGTGTTGCACGCGGGTTTTGTGCCGGGTCAGGTGTTCGGCCTGCATGAAAACCGTTTGAGTCTGAGCCTGCCTTACTGGCTGCCATGGGACTTGGCAACCGGCGTGGAAGTGCGGGTGTTCAATGCCTCGCTCTATCGTGAAATCGAGGCCAACTGGCTGCTGAGCCGCAAAGTGCGCGGTCCGCTCGCGCTGGGTTTGCGCCTGGGGTTGGAAAATCGCGCGTTCAATGCCGGCGAATTCAAACTCGTCGATCCGGATGATCCCTTGCTGGCGCCCGGTCGCACGAGCCGCCTGCTCCCAAGCTTGGGCGCGGGGCTGTATTGGCAGCAAGAGCGGTGGGCGCTGGGTGCGGCGATGGATCATCTCGACCAGCCGAATATCGCCACCGGCGGCCAGGCACGTTTGCCCCGCGCGTTTTCCGCCGCGGTGAGCTGTCACATCGGCAATTTCACGCCCAGTCTGGTGTGGAACAGTGACGGCCGAAACAGTTTGTTGGGGATCAATGTGAGTGCGTCTCTGGCGCGGCTGGTGGGCATGCGCGCCGGTTTCGAGCCGGACGGGCCGTTTCGGGTTGAAAGTCAGTTTCATTTCAACCGCGACTCCCGCCTTGCCTATGCCGTCAATTTCCCGACAGAAGAAGTCAGCGGTGCTTCCGCGGGCACTCATCAACTCGCGTTTGGCCACATCTTTGGTCGCGAACCGGATTCCGGTCCGCCAGTGCTGAGCATGAGCAGCCCGCATTTGCAGATCATTGAAAGCCGGATCCAGCGCACCGTTGACGCGGGTCTGACTTTGGCAAAGCTGCAGGATTTGCCCGGATTGTCCCGGGATTTTGTGGACGCGCGGCAACGCCTGGGCAACTTGGTTGTGATTCCAGTTGAGAATGGCGTGGCACTAGCCGCCGGCGGGCAGGTCACAGCGTCGTTTCGAGAGCTCGGCAAACACGCCGCCCTCCTGCAGCAGAGCAACCCCGGGGTGAAGCTGGCGCTGCGCCTGCCGCAGGAAGACCCTGAGACAACACGCCGGATGCGACGGCTGCTGGCCACCGAGGCCGGGGTCGATCCCGGCCATATTCTGGTGGGTTATCAGCCGCGCGTTTCCCCGCCTTCGTTGGAAGGTTTCAAAGCCGGCGCCACCACGGTGGAGCAGGCCGCGCCCTCCCTCACTCCCGCCACCGTCACTTTTACGATCACCGTGCCCGGCCGGCGCCGCATTGCGAAAGAATGGAAACTCAAGATTCTCTCCGCCACCCGGCAGCCGGTGCGGGTGTTTTCAGGCAGCGGCCCTCTGCCGGAAACACTCGCATGGGATTGGCGCACTGCCGACGGCAAAGTGGTGTCGCCCGGGGCCTATGTCGCCGTCCTGCAGGTGCTGAGCGCACAAAACAAACCCTATGTTTCCGAAACACCATTTCAAGTCATGCTCATCCGGCGGGAGATCAAACTGCATTTTCGCAAGCCGCCGGCAGAAGACCAGCCGCTGCAATCGCATCGTGACAGCGTGATGCCGCAGGCCGGCGCCAGCCCGCAAGCAGCCTCCACTCCGCGGTGA
- a CDS encoding MotA/TolQ/ExbB proton channel family protein, with amino-acid sequence MTLRRFPGRRIIWRLGLSLMLTCWAASLLPAAPPQTPATTPAPPAPVPKTAANPTVQNLTLKDMLDMLDWTFWPFVLVTLAGFTTLIWRALSDYQDRVRGRQLLAQTISLSSLNQFGSLVSAVQPSRAARLFKHMIMTFNKTNQAESLAGEVNTYLADDRTSYETFNRVMTYLSDTAGALGLLGTVWGIFVTFYGGTLDSTTILNGMGVALITTLVGLILSLLFNLGTTALNAGYGAHLKVIGDKAEELRQALLALQRSRNNIRKNFSARPVFSRGEEMAASTAPLQEHGNGRGY; translated from the coding sequence ATGACTCTTCGACGATTCCCCGGACGCCGCATCATTTGGCGGTTGGGACTGAGCCTGATGCTAACCTGTTGGGCGGCATCCCTCCTGCCTGCCGCGCCGCCGCAAACGCCGGCCACAACCCCGGCACCGCCTGCGCCGGTGCCGAAGACCGCCGCCAATCCCACAGTGCAGAACCTGACGCTCAAAGACATGCTCGACATGCTGGATTGGACCTTTTGGCCGTTTGTGCTCGTCACCCTCGCGGGTTTCACCACGCTGATCTGGCGGGCCTTGTCCGATTATCAGGACCGAGTGCGCGGCCGCCAGCTTCTGGCCCAGACCATCTCGCTGAGTTCGCTCAATCAATTCGGCAGTCTGGTGAGCGCTGTGCAACCCAGCCGCGCCGCCCGGCTGTTCAAGCACATGATCATGACCTTCAATAAAACCAATCAAGCCGAGAGCCTTGCCGGCGAAGTCAACACCTATTTGGCGGATGACCGGACCAGCTACGAGACTTTCAATCGGGTGATGACGTATCTCTCCGACACTGCCGGCGCATTGGGGTTGCTGGGCACGGTGTGGGGTATTTTCGTGACCTTTTACGGCGGCACCCTCGACAGCACGACGATTCTCAACGGCATGGGGGTGGCTCTCATCACCACTTTGGTGGGCTTGATCCTGAGCCTGCTGTTCAATCTCGGCACCACCGCCCTGAACGCGGGCTACGGCGCGCATCTCAAGGTGATTGGCGACAAAGCGGAGGAGCTGCGGCAGGCGCTGCTGGCGCTGCAACGCAGCCGCAACAACATCCGCAAGAATTTCTCCGCCAGGCCGGTGTTTTCACGCGGCGAGGAAATGGCCGCGAGTACGGCGCCTCTGCAGGAGCACGGCAATGGTCGCGGTTATTGA
- a CDS encoding acyl-CoA thioesterase codes for MSTDLLARYPVVIPVTVAWGEMDAFQHVNNIVYFRYFESARMAYFARIDFADPDRHGGIGPILAHTQCRYRKALTYPDTLAVGARVSELREDRFFMELCVVSEKLGRLAAEGTAELVAFDYRHGRKALLPQAVRHNIAKLEGGEVRQ; via the coding sequence ATGTCAACCGATCTGCTCGCACGCTATCCCGTCGTCATTCCCGTAACCGTGGCCTGGGGTGAGATGGACGCTTTTCAACACGTCAACAACATTGTCTACTTTCGCTATTTCGAAAGCGCCCGCATGGCCTATTTTGCGCGCATCGATTTCGCCGATCCCGACCGGCACGGCGGCATTGGCCCGATTCTCGCCCATACGCAATGCCGGTATCGCAAAGCACTCACCTATCCCGACACGCTCGCAGTCGGTGCCCGCGTCAGCGAACTGCGCGAGGACCGCTTTTTCATGGAGCTGTGCGTGGTGAGTGAGAAACTCGGCCGCCTTGCCGCCGAAGGCACCGCCGAGCTCGTAGCCTTCGACTACCGCCATGGCAGGAAGGCGTTGCTGCCGCAGGCGGTTCGTCACAATATCGCGAAGCTGGAAGGAGGGGAGGTGCGGCAATAG
- a CDS encoding NUDIX hydrolase: protein MSRIIFAHLSPAFIILAGLVFVLLLPGYRQHVLIDFGVVYYAMLRFSHWRFGPPVRSNSPPLTPLAIDRKARRSLREIALYEYEYIRETMAQAMNDRHVLVNYFLLITGLLIAAIGVLHSREGMSYSPYTRPITIAICLLLSFVAWIYQLKIIRLRQAWCESGVAMNRVKQFFLVNAGLSAEHPGSPFLWKSTTLPRPARKGNLYHLSFILISFIAAVAVAFVSVLQLPPGSWQHAFWVPLLFFGHHFLLQLSTYDVFLEDRTAAAASGGKAGRPEPASRPAGETSTVTAEPPQTPRQVIIHQQEIVYRNFFEIQKATLQHERLDGQLTPRVQRFNCSRGHAAGILLLTPAGNEFILVEQFRYPAYVFNPGRAWLIEIVAGILEGRETPLELVRRETLEETGYEVNQIEFLTEFFPSPGGSSERVYLFFGIVGNKLAAGGGLHTESEYLRVLNLPVTQAYAMAERGLIDDGKTLLAMHLIRPRLSVSV, encoded by the coding sequence ATGAGCCGAATCATCTTTGCCCATCTCTCCCCGGCCTTCATTATCCTTGCCGGCCTGGTGTTCGTCCTGCTCCTGCCGGGGTATCGCCAGCATGTGTTGATCGATTTTGGCGTGGTCTATTATGCCATGTTGCGCTTTTCGCACTGGCGTTTTGGTCCGCCGGTGCGGTCGAATTCCCCGCCACTCACACCCCTTGCAATCGACCGCAAAGCCCGCCGGTCGCTGCGCGAGATTGCCCTATACGAGTATGAGTACATTCGCGAGACCATGGCACAGGCGATGAATGACCGCCACGTGCTGGTGAATTATTTCCTGCTCATCACCGGTTTGCTGATCGCCGCCATCGGGGTGTTGCACAGCCGGGAGGGCATGAGTTACTCGCCCTATACGCGGCCGATCACCATCGCCATTTGCCTCTTGTTGAGTTTTGTGGCGTGGATTTATCAGCTCAAGATCATCCGCCTGCGCCAGGCCTGGTGTGAAAGCGGCGTGGCCATGAACCGCGTCAAACAGTTTTTTCTGGTGAACGCCGGCCTGTCGGCCGAGCATCCCGGTTCGCCGTTTTTGTGGAAAAGCACAACCCTGCCGCGGCCGGCCAGGAAAGGCAATCTCTATCATCTCTCTTTCATCTTGATCAGCTTCATCGCGGCGGTGGCGGTGGCGTTCGTCAGCGTATTGCAACTGCCGCCCGGTTCCTGGCAGCACGCTTTTTGGGTCCCCCTGCTGTTTTTCGGCCATCACTTTCTGCTGCAGCTTTCAACCTATGATGTCTTTCTGGAGGACCGAACGGCGGCCGCAGCCAGCGGTGGCAAGGCGGGCCGGCCGGAACCGGCATCGCGACCGGCGGGGGAAACTTCCACAGTGACGGCGGAACCACCTCAGACGCCGCGCCAGGTGATCATTCACCAGCAGGAAATTGTCTATCGCAATTTTTTCGAGATTCAGAAGGCCACGCTGCAGCATGAGCGCCTCGACGGCCAACTGACGCCACGGGTGCAGCGGTTCAATTGCAGCCGCGGCCACGCGGCGGGCATCCTCCTGCTGACACCCGCCGGCAATGAGTTCATCCTGGTCGAGCAATTTCGCTATCCCGCCTATGTTTTCAATCCGGGCAGGGCCTGGTTGATCGAGATCGTTGCCGGGATTTTGGAAGGCCGCGAAACGCCGCTGGAACTGGTGCGGCGCGAGACTCTGGAAGAAACCGGCTATGAGGTGAACCAGATCGAATTTCTCACCGAATTCTTTCCCTCGCCGGGCGGCTCGTCGGAACGCGTGTATCTTTTTTTCGGCATAGTGGGAAACAAGCTGGCCGCGGGCGGCGGACTGCACACCGAGTCGGAATATCTCCGCGTGCTGAATTTACCGGTGACGCAAGCCTATGCGATGGCGGAGCGGGGCCTGATCGATGACGGCAAGACGCTGCTGGCCATGCACCTCATCCGCCCGCGACTATCCGTTTCCGTCTGA
- a CDS encoding S9 family peptidase, protein MRVSTLSVGICLFVLSRAFDPAFTQETHPFTVHDLLAMDRISETQVSPDGKWAVFTLRKTDLEANRGRTDIWVVAVDGTGLRQLTAHPGSDFSPVWSRDSKSIWFLSSRSGSTQVWCLPLDGGEAVQKTSLPLDVGSFQLSPDGRLLALTMEVFPDCATLACTPARLQEQQARKASGRLYEKLFIRHWDAWKDGRRSHLFVMPAAGGETIDVMKGMDADCPSKPFGGAEEYTFTPDSRGVVFTARVAGREEAWSTNFDLYLAPVDGSAPPKNLTAGNPAWDTQPVFSPDGKTLAYLAMARPGYESDRFRIVLQPWPEGAHRVLTEPWDRSPGGVTWSADGRTIYTTANNLGQNSLFAIDVASGKSRIVVEKGTVRSVGVAGNRLLFAMDHHRSPVELYTVLPNGTGVRTVTRINAEKLAKVRMGESEQFTFKGWNDETVYAYVVKPVDFNPAQKYPVAFLIHGGPQGSFGNDFHYRWNPQTYAGAGYAAVMVDFHGSTGYGQAFTDAIRGDWGGKPLEDLQKGLAAALQRYPWMDGERVAALGASYGGYMINWIAGQWPDRFKCLVNHDGNLDERMAYFDTEELWFPEWDHMGTPWDNPEGYARHNPIDHVKNWKTPMLVIHGGQDFRVVDTQGISTFTALQRRNIPSKFLYFPDENHWVLKPHNSILWHETVIGWLNQWVKGAGTN, encoded by the coding sequence ATGCGCGTGTCGACGCTGTCGGTTGGAATCTGCCTGTTCGTGCTCAGCCGTGCTTTTGATCCTGCCTTCACCCAGGAGACACATCCCTTCACCGTGCATGATCTGCTCGCGATGGATCGCATCTCCGAAACGCAAGTTTCACCCGATGGAAAATGGGCGGTCTTCACCCTGCGCAAAACCGATTTGGAAGCCAACCGCGGCCGCACCGACATTTGGGTGGTGGCAGTCGACGGCACCGGCCTGCGCCAGTTGACCGCACATCCCGGCAGTGACTTCAGCCCGGTTTGGTCGCGCGACAGTAAAAGCATTTGGTTTCTCTCCTCGCGTTCCGGCTCCACGCAGGTCTGGTGCCTCCCGCTGGACGGCGGGGAAGCCGTGCAGAAAACCAGTCTGCCGCTGGATGTCGGCAGCTTTCAACTCTCCCCTGACGGCAGGCTGCTCGCGCTCACCATGGAGGTTTTTCCGGATTGTGCGACCCTGGCCTGTACCCCGGCACGTTTGCAAGAACAGCAGGCCCGCAAGGCCAGCGGCCGCCTCTATGAAAAACTTTTCATCCGGCATTGGGACGCCTGGAAAGACGGGCGCCGCTCGCATCTCTTTGTGATGCCGGCGGCCGGTGGCGAAACGATCGATGTGATGAAAGGCATGGATGCGGATTGCCCCTCCAAGCCGTTTGGCGGCGCGGAAGAGTACACCTTCACGCCGGACAGCAGGGGCGTGGTGTTCACGGCGCGCGTCGCCGGGCGGGAGGAGGCCTGGTCAACGAATTTTGATCTTTATTTGGCGCCCGTGGATGGTTCGGCACCACCGAAGAATCTCACCGCCGGCAACCCGGCATGGGATACGCAGCCAGTATTTTCACCCGATGGCAAAACGCTCGCTTATCTGGCGATGGCACGGCCGGGTTATGAATCCGACCGGTTTCGCATCGTTTTGCAGCCCTGGCCGGAGGGGGCCCATCGCGTTTTGACGGAGCCGTGGGATCGTTCGCCCGGCGGTGTAACCTGGTCCGCCGACGGCAGGACGATTTACACCACGGCCAACAATCTCGGACAAAATTCCCTCTTTGCGATTGACGTTGCCAGCGGCAAAAGCCGCATCGTGGTGGAAAAAGGCACGGTGCGCTCCGTGGGTGTGGCCGGCAATCGGTTGTTGTTTGCCATGGATCATCACCGCTCACCGGTGGAATTGTACACGGTGCTGCCGAATGGCACGGGGGTGCGGACGGTGACGCGCATCAATGCGGAAAAGCTCGCCAAAGTCCGCATGGGTGAGTCCGAACAGTTCACCTTCAAGGGCTGGAATGACGAGACGGTCTACGCCTATGTGGTCAAACCGGTGGATTTCAACCCGGCGCAGAAATATCCCGTGGCTTTCCTGATTCACGGCGGACCGCAGGGTTCGTTTGGCAATGATTTTCATTATCGCTGGAATCCACAAACCTATGCCGGCGCCGGCTACGCGGCGGTGATGGTCGATTTTCACGGTTCCACCGGCTACGGCCAGGCGTTCACCGATGCCATCCGCGGGGATTGGGGCGGCAAGCCGCTCGAGGATTTGCAAAAAGGGCTGGCGGCGGCCCTGCAGAGATACCCCTGGATGGATGGCGAGCGGGTCGCGGCATTGGGCGCTTCCTACGGCGGCTACATGATCAATTGGATCGCCGGGCAATGGCCCGACCGTTTCAAGTGCCTGGTCAACCACGATGGCAATCTCGATGAGCGCATGGCTTATTTTGACACCGAGGAACTCTGGTTTCCCGAGTGGGATCACATGGGCACGCCCTGGGACAACCCCGAAGGCTATGCCAGGCACAACCCGATCGATCACGTCAAGAATTGGAAGACGCCGATGCTGGTGATTCATGGCGGCCAGGATTTTCGTGTGGTTGACACGCAGGGCATTTCCACCTTCACGGCCTTGCAGCGCCGCAACATTCCGAGCAAGTTTCTCTATTTCCCTGATGAAAACCACTGGGTGCTCAAACCGCACAACAGCATTCTGTGGCATGAGACGGTGATCGGTTGGTTGAATCAATGGGTGAAAGGAGCGGGGACGAATTAG
- a CDS encoding thioredoxin family protein — protein sequence MKNTLCLALVVISWLLTAPRSRAQEVVSPGLTPPEKILQVQTLFSFDRAYRGSTLRAALIGRIAAGWHVNSHQPNEEFLIPTAVVLDEIAGVTVKAIVYPPGLTRTFAFSETPLSVYEQEFLIGLELAIAENFSGPEVALSGKLTYQACNDYSCLAPESEPFRATLPVVGLEQPANLINEEVFQKIDFGGALAATAGTAGREGGNEVSGLIAQHGLGTALLFIFIGGLALNLTPCVYPLIPITISYFGGQTGGQPAKVFGLALLYILGMALTYSALGVLAALSGSLFGAALQSPPVLSFIALVMVALALSMFGLYEFKVPQALTQLAGGAKPGYFGAFFMGLTVGFVAAPCIGPFVLGLLTYVGTTGNPLLGFWMFFVLALGLGAPFLLLGTFSGLLQNLPRSGMWMVWVKKIFGVILLAMAAYFIAPILPSWLGKYLLPAILLAGGVYVGLIESSKFASAVFPWLKRATAAVFVALAVWLAWPEQQAHAGVWQPLSETALAQARRESKPVIIDFTADWCLACKELERFTFPHEAVLARAGSFLMLRGDLTQYGSPEVQAIRQQYQIKGLPTVVFLDAEGRERSDLRVIGFVDGKEFARRMAAVTGN from the coding sequence ATGAAGAACACACTTTGCCTCGCTTTGGTGGTGATCTCCTGGCTGTTGACCGCGCCGCGCAGTCGCGCACAGGAAGTGGTTTCCCCCGGCCTGACACCGCCGGAGAAAATCCTGCAGGTGCAGACACTGTTTTCCTTCGACCGGGCTTATCGTGGCAGCACGCTGCGCGCGGCCCTGATTGGCCGGATCGCCGCAGGCTGGCATGTCAACTCGCATCAGCCCAACGAGGAGTTTTTGATTCCCACCGCCGTGGTGTTGGACGAAATCGCCGGTGTCACGGTCAAAGCGATCGTCTATCCGCCGGGGTTGACGCGCACCTTCGCCTTCTCCGAAACGCCGCTGTCGGTTTATGAGCAGGAATTTCTCATCGGCCTCGAACTCGCGATTGCAGAAAATTTCAGCGGTCCGGAAGTGGCGCTCTCCGGCAAGCTCACGTATCAGGCCTGCAATGATTACTCCTGTCTGGCCCCCGAGTCCGAACCGTTTCGCGCCACGCTTCCAGTGGTCGGCCTCGAGCAGCCCGCCAATCTCATCAACGAGGAAGTTTTTCAGAAGATCGATTTCGGCGGGGCGCTTGCCGCCACGGCCGGCACGGCAGGGCGGGAGGGGGGCAATGAAGTCAGCGGATTGATTGCGCAGCATGGCCTGGGCACGGCCCTGCTCTTCATCTTCATCGGCGGCCTGGCGCTCAATCTCACGCCCTGCGTTTATCCGTTGATCCCGATTACCATCAGTTATTTTGGCGGCCAAACCGGCGGCCAGCCGGCGAAAGTTTTCGGTCTGGCCCTGCTCTATATTCTCGGGATGGCCCTGACCTACTCGGCGCTCGGCGTGCTGGCGGCATTGAGCGGTTCGCTGTTCGGCGCCGCGCTGCAAAGTCCGCCGGTGCTCAGCTTCATCGCGCTGGTGATGGTGGCACTGGCGCTCTCCATGTTCGGCTTGTATGAGTTCAAAGTGCCGCAGGCGCTGACACAACTTGCGGGCGGCGCGAAACCGGGCTATTTTGGCGCGTTCTTTATGGGGCTCACCGTGGGCTTTGTGGCGGCGCCCTGCATCGGTCCCTTCGTGCTTGGGCTGTTGACTTATGTCGGCACCACCGGCAATCCCCTGCTCGGCTTTTGGATGTTCTTTGTGCTCGCGCTGGGTCTGGGTGCGCCGTTCCTGCTGCTCGGCACCTTTTCGGGATTGCTGCAGAATCTGCCGCGCTCCGGCATGTGGATGGTGTGGGTGAAAAAAATTTTCGGCGTGATTCTGCTCGCCATGGCCGCCTATTTCATCGCGCCGATATTGCCGTCCTGGCTGGGCAAATATTTGCTGCCTGCGATTCTGCTGGCCGGCGGCGTATACGTCGGCCTGATCGAATCGAGCAAATTCGCTTCGGCGGTTTTTCCCTGGCTCAAGCGCGCCACCGCCGCCGTCTTTGTGGCACTGGCAGTGTGGCTGGCGTGGCCGGAACAGCAAGCCCACGCCGGTGTCTGGCAGCCGCTGAGTGAAACGGCGCTGGCGCAGGCGCGCCGGGAAAGCAAACCGGTGATCATCGACTTCACCGCTGATTGGTGTCTGGCCTGCAAAGAGTTGGAGCGCTTCACCTTTCCGCATGAAGCAGTCCTGGCGCGTGCCGGCAGCTTCCTGATGTTGCGCGGTGACCTGACGCAATACGGCTCGCCCGAAGTGCAGGCGATCCGGCAGCAATATCAGATCAAAGGTCTGCCAACGGTGGTGTTTCTTGATGCCGAGGGCCGGGAGCGGTCCGATTTGCGCGTCATCGGTTTCGTGGACGGCAAAGAGTTCGCCCGCCGGATGGCGGCAGTCACCGGAAACTAA